A segment of the Entomomonas moraniae genome:
ATACCAGCTTTGATCATCTTGACCTGTTGCGGAACCTTTAATCAAACTATAATCGTAGGCACCTGCCACTATACGGCCATTCTGTATAAAGGCCCCATTATCTGAAGAACCTTTTACATCGATTATCTTAATTCCTTCAATGGTCTGCGCACCCGAACCACCGAGATTATTAACAGAAACATGCGTTGTGCCTGTAGCATTTCCTTCAATAACTAATTGATCTGTTGCCGAACTATCATCGCCAAGTTGCGTCCCTAAAACAAGATATCCATCTTGTCCTATATAATCACCAGTTATCGTTAATACAGTACCTGCTGTTGACCCAGAGAGGTTAGTAACACCTGCATTGATTAATGTTGAAATAGTTTGGTTATAACCATCAAAAAATAAACCACCGCCTTCATTAACCGTATAAGATGAATGACTACTAAACGTATTGGCTAACCCAGCTTGTAATATCCCACCGTCACCAATTAGCGTACTACCTGTATAATCATTTGCTCCAGTTAATATAGTTACACCTGATAAAGCCTCTACAGTACCTTGACCATGAATAGCTGAACTCAATGTATAATCGCTGTCCGTGTGATTAAAAACCAATACACCAGTTCCTGCGCCAAAGCGGATAGAGTCCGCATCGATAACACCAGCACCAGTCGCTTGCTCACCTTTTCGACTACCGATTGCTAGCTCTCCATTAGCTGTATACATGTTTGCAATAATAATCTCTTTGGCTGAGGATAATGTTGCATTTTCAGAGACAATTAATGTGCCTTTACCCCCGTTTCCAACAACAACACCACCATTTGTCGCTGTAGCCGTTGTATTATTCCCTGTAATCACTAATAAATTATCTTTTTGATTACTGATTTCATTGCCAACTGTGATAGCACTGGCTCCAGATCCGTTGACCGTAAGTTTTGCTCCATCACTAAATACCGCTTGACCAAAATTATAAGTACCAACAATGAATCGCTGATCTGTTGACAATTCACTACCATTCCCCTGAACATTTACAAATCCCTTGGTTGCTTCACCGCCTCTTGACCCTACCCAAAGCCCCTGCTGTAAAGTTAATTTTCCACCATCAGTAATATTCAAATAGCCTTCTCCTCCTTGGCTACCGATTGAAAACTCACCGATGGAACCTGTACTGGTTACTAAACTTCCAGCACCAGAAATATTTAATGTCCCCGTTGTATTTATGGAGCTATTACTACCACCATCACTAGAACCTCCTATGGCAAAAGGATAACTGTAGCTATTACCAGAAATAATTACTTTTCCACCGTTAATAATATTCGCTTCACCATTACCACCCTTAAAGCCAACTCGAAAGATACTGGTCGTCAGCTCTCCCCCTTCAGAAATTGTTAATTTTCCATCGCTGGCTGAGCCTACAGTTGTAATAGAGTCCGATAATTTATTATCAATTACTTTTTCTTCACCATTTTTTATATCCATGGCCATGGCGTGATTTTGCATTAACAATGAGCAACTTACTGCCAATGCAATTATAGAATGATATTTCATATAAAATAGATTTTTACCAGCGGTTTCTAAAAACTTATATCCGGTTAGCAACCTTTAAAATAGATATGCCAATAAAGGATAAAGACGGTCGATAGTATCCTTTCATAGGATGACTATAGCTTTCTAGCTTTCTTGAAAGATAAACAAGATCAAGACATTAGTATAAATTGTACTTTAGTGTTATATAAAATACAATGTCAATACCGTATCATACACTGTTACATGTAGAATTAAGAGAACTAGTTCATATAAAAACAATTTAAGAACTACTAGAGAACTTTACTTAATTTGATCAAGTCTAATTTATGCTTGTAATAATCACTGTTTGATTAAAAGTTACAAGCATAAACTTTATTTTAGGACTTTCAATACATCCATTTCTTCAGCCACTAATTAACGCCGACAACCTTCATCTCGCTAGGGTATTCGATGGAAAACTGTATAGAACTCTCTTTTTTCCCTTGTGGAGCTAGGGTTAAATCCCAACTGATTTTCCCCTCTTCATCATGCTTAATTACTTTAGGATCAGGTGATAATTGTTTAACCGTTATTTTTTCATTCTCAGAAACAGGAACTTGATCAAACACCTTAATTGTTTGAGTGGTTTTTTTATTATTTTGTACCGTTAATAAATACTCATAAGTTACTTTATCATAGCCACCAGTGAATCCTGTTTTCTCAGCGAAGCGTTTAATCGGTTTATAGGTTACAGAAATACCTTCATCAACCCCCAGATCAAGTTTTAATGCTTCTTTCGGCATCGTCGTTTTTAAATAGCTACTGGTAACAAAGCGATTATCCATAAACACATTGAGCTTACCAGCTATCAATGGAAAATCACTGTTATTTGTTGCAGCAACTTGCAAGTACGCCGCTGAAGCAAGCTTGGGCACAGTGATATAATTTAGCTTATGAGGTAACTCAAGCTCTGTAATTGAAACGCTTTGCTCGCGACCACCACTGTTCAAAGAAATAGTATTAGCTATATCGAATGATGCACTGGTCACCCCCATATCCACAGAGGCTAATTGTTTTAATGCTTGCACTTCATTTTTAGGCACGGCCATTGCTGGAGCAGGTGCTGGTATATCGGCCATTGCCGTATATGATACTTGTTCAGCAACTGCTACCTCATGGAGCTGATCAATAGACCATACTTGTAGTTTTGGAATATCACTACCTAAATTAGGTTTAGCTGTGGAAAGGGTTAATTTAACATTACTCCAATCTTCACCCGTTCTTTGTTGCACAATACCAGAATAATCTAATTGTAATTGATCGCTCTTGGTATTAAAACGAACATCATAACGGGGATACCATATAGCATTAGAAGTAACATAACTTAAATCCACATCAACTTTACTAGGTTGCTGCAAATTAACGCGAACAACTATATCTTTTGTTTGTTTATTACTGCGTAAAATAGGCTGACGCTCGCTCTCAAGATTTGTTAATTGCTCATCTATTTTTTCGATTTCCTTAGTAATTTGCCGTTTTTTTTCTGATATTATCAGTAAATTTTCTTTCGAAAACTGCATGATATTTTTTAACTCTTGCACAGAAGGTCTTGAGCCGTCTTTATTAGTAGCCAAGACTCCTAACTGTAAAGTTTGAATAAATCTTTGCTGATTAGTCAATAATGCCTGTTGATCTGTTAATTTATTTCTTTGATCATAGAACTGTTGAATAGCTTCAGCTATCTTTTGCAACCTTGGATTCACATCACTTAAGCGCGCTTGTTGTTTGGTTGTAACATCTAATACTGTCGCTGGATTACTACTTAACACATTGACCTGTACAGAATTATTATCTAATTGCACAGGTAAATTTTTAAAATATAATTCATGCTCACCCGCTGGTAATATCACTTCAGCTTGCCTATTAATGGATGCTCTATCAGCATAAACTGTCACTGCTTTAATGCTTGAAGCTAATTCTTTTTGTGCACCATAGGTGTAAAGACTTAATGTGCCTAAACAAATCACTGATAACCATCTTCTCATCATCGTATTCCTTTATAAACCAATCACTTGAGTATTAACAGGATAATCCACTGTAAACTTAATCGGTATTTCTTGTTTCTCCATTGGCTTAAGGGTTATATTCCAGCTTATTTTTCCTTCTTTATCGGCTTGAATAGTGTTAGGTGACAACAGTTTTACTTTAATTTTTTCATTCTGTGAAACAGGAATATGATCCGCAATAGCTAATGCAATAGGTTTATTTTTATTATTCTGAACAGTGAGGAGATAATCATAGGTAATACGTTCACCACTGTTAGTAAACCCAGTTTTCTCAGTAAAGCGTTTTAGTTGTTTAAATGTTACCTTGACCCCTTCATCAACACCTAAACCCACTTTCAAGGTATCATTAGGCATAGTGATACCTAAAGTACCTCGAGAAATAAAGCGCCCATCCATAAAAATATTTAACACCCCTGCTAATAAAGGATAATCTGAATTGTTTTTTGTGGTTGCTTGTAATAAAGCCACTTCTTTTAGACGTGGTACAGTTTGATAAACCAAATCTGCCTGTAAATTATCAAGACTATAAATCACTACTTTTTGCTCATCGCTGCTGGATAATAAGGTTGTTGGCTCAGCGATCGTAAACGCTGTATTCGTTAAGCTCGTACTGATACTGGCTTTAGGTGTGAATGCTGGTCTAGGTTTTTTACTACTCATATCAGCTCTGGCTGCTTTGTACTGCATTCTACTATCACGAGGACTACCCAATACTCTTTCATTATATTGTGCCACCGTCCATGGTTTTAACTCAGGTACTGTACCACTCAATGATGGTTTTGCTGTAGACAAGGTTAGTTTTACCCCTTGCCAATCTTCTCCAGTTTGCTGCGCAACATTCGCTAAATAATTCAACGATAGTTTTTGTTCTTTACTACTAAAACGGGCATCATAAATTGGTGTCCAACTGGCACCATAAGTCACATAGGTTAAATTAACCTTAACCATTTCTGTTTTTGGCACGTTTACTTTAACTGTCACGTCTTTTACTTGTGATTGTGTTTCGTCAAATAGTAATGTTTGGTTATCCTTTAAAACTTGTAATTGCTTCTGTAATTGCTCTTTTTCAGTACTCAATTGTCGCGTTTCTTCCGACAACTTTGCTAGGCTAACGCTGGAAAAATCCATTATTTGTTGAACTTGCTCTAAACTCGGCCTGTTTGCCCTACTATCCTCACCAACAGTACTTTTTTGGGCTTGGTCAATAAAGTTTTTTTGATTAACCAATAAAGTTTCTTGATCATCTACTTGGGCAAGTTTTTCTTGTAGAACTTTTATTTCTTGCTCAACCACTCGTAAACGTTCGTTAGCATTACTCACTAAATAATGATGGTTAATATTAATATCTTGAATAATAACAGCTTTTGTCGCTTTGATATCAAGCTGTAGAGATTGATTATCAAGAGCGTTCGGTAGGTTCTCAAAAACCAATTCGTATTCACCTGCGCTCAATTGAATTTGAGCATGACGAGTAACCGCTGCACGGTCATTATAAACAGTCACTTCTTTAATAGTCGAACTCAGTTTTGTTTCTGCCTGACAACAAAAGGCAACACTTGCTAAACAAATAATCGATAACCAATTATTCATATTCTCTCCATCGATTAATAAAACGTTATCTCATAAAAAAAGATCCTGTATTGCGATACTATACAGGATCTTCTTTAGTCACTACAATTTCTGCCAATCTTTTACAAGTTAATAATTTTACTACGTTGTTCATTGAGTCGGCTGATGGCTTGCTCAGCTTCAGCTAGTTTTGCACGCTCTTTCTTAATCACCTCAGCCGGTGCCTTCTCCACAAAACTAGCATTACTTAGTTTGCCCGTCGTTCTCTGTGCATCAGCCGTTAGCTTTTGAATTTCTTTATCTAAACGAGCAAGTTCGGCTTCTTTATCAATCAACCCTGCAATAGGCACTAGTACTTCCATATCTCCCACTAATGCGGCGGCAGCAGGTGGTGCATCGCTTCCTGTAAGCAAGGTTACTGAATCGAGCTTTGCTAATTTCTTTAAAAATGCTTCATTATCGTGTAAACGACGCTCATCTTCAACATTGTAATGATTAAGTAATACATCTAACGGCTTACCAGGATTAATATTCATTTCGGCACGAATATTACGAATCCCATTAATGAAGGCTTTTAACCATTCAATATCGGCTTCGGCTTGCGTATCAATCTTCGCCTCATCTGCAACAGGATACGGCTGTAGCATAATGGTATCACCAGATTTACCTGCAAGCCCTTTAATGCTTTGCCAAATTTCCTCAGTAATAAATGGCATAAATGGATGTGCAAGACGAAGAGCGGCCTCTAACACCCTTACTAAAGTGCGACGTGTACCGCGTAAGCGCTCAGCTGGTGCATTTTCATCCCATAATACTGGCTTAGAAAGCTCCAAATACCAATCGCAATATTGATTCCAAATAAACTCATAGAGCGATTGCGCGGCTAAGTCAAAACGGAATTGGTCAAGATGACGAGACACTTCTGCTTCTGTGCGTTGTAATGCAGAAATAATCCAACGATCAGCCAAGGTAAGCTCCACGGCTTCATCCTTTTGGCCACAATCTTGATTTTCACATTGCATTAACACATAACGTGCCGCATTCCAGATTTTATTGCAGAAATTACGATAGCCCTCAACACGGTTCATATCAAAGTTAATATCACGCCCTGTTGAGGCAAGCGAGCAGAAAGTAAAACGTAACGCGTCTGTACCGTAAGCCGCGATACCATCGTCATATTCTTTACGGGTTTGCTTATCGATTTTTGCTGCATCTTTTGGGCGCATTAAGCCCGAGGTACGTTTTTTAACCAAGGTTCCCAGATCAATACCATCAATAATATCTAATGGGTCTAACACATTACCCTTAGATTTAGACATTTTTTGGCCTTGTCCATCACGCACCAAACCATGGACATAGACAGTTTTAAAGGGTACTTGAGGATTACCTTTTTCATCTTTAATTAAGTACATGGTCAACATAATCATTCTGGCAACCCAGAAGAAAATAATATCAAAACCAGTCACTAAAACAGAGCTTGGGTGGAATGTTTTTAAGAATTCGGTTTGCTCAGGCCAACCAAGAGTTGAGAATGTCCAAAGTCCTGAACTAAACCATGTATCCAATACATCAGGGTCTTGTTTTAAAACAATATCAGCCGCAAGGTTATACTGCTGGCGAACTTCATTTTCATCACGCCCTACATATACTTTGCCTTGCTCATCGTACCATGCAGGAATTTGATGACCCCACCATAATTGGCGACTAATACACCAGTCTTGAATATTACGCATCCACGCGAAGTACATATTCTCATATTGCTTTGGTACAAATTGAATACGACCATCTTCTACGGCTTCAATCGCAGGCTTAGCTAGCTCTGATGCTTTCACATACCATTGATCGGTTAGCCATGGTTCAATCACAACACCCGAACGATCACCACGAGGAACTTTCAACGCATGATCTTCGATCTTCTCTAACAACCCTTGTTGTTCAAAGTCAGCAACAATGGCTTTTCTTGCATCAAAACGATCTAAGCCAGCATAAACTTCGGGCAATACCGTATCAATATCCGTCTTAACCGAACCATCAATATTAAAAGCTTGAGCTGTTTTTAAGATAGCTCCATTAGCATCTAATACATTTATTAAGGTTAGGTGATGACGCTTACCTACCTCGTAGTCATTAAAATCATGGGCAGGTGTAATTTTTACACAGCCTGTACCAAATTTAGGATCAACATACTCATCGGCAATGATAGGAATTTCACGATTTACAATCGGTAAGCGTAGCGTTTTACCAATTAAATGTTGATAACGCTCATCATCAGGGTGTACAGCAACAGCGGTATCACCTAATACTGTTTCTGGGCGTGTCGTTGCCACGACTAAATAGTCTTTACCTTCTTTCGTTTTAGCACCATCGAGTAATGGATAGCGTAAATGCCATAAATGACCTTTTTCATCATGACTTTCAACTTCAAGATCAGAAATCGCCGTGTGGAATTTACAATCCCAATTCACAAGGCGTTTACCACGATAGATCAAACCATCATTATAAAGGCGTACGAAGGCTTCTTTCACCGCATTAGACAAACCTTCATCCATCGTAAAGCGCTCACGACTCCAGTCAACGGAAGAGCCTAAGCGACGAATTTGACGTGTGATATTACCACCTGACTCAGCTTTCCACTCCCACACTTTTTCAATAAACTTTTCACGGCCTAAATCATGGCGGGTGATATTTTGCAAACCTAACTGACGCTCCACTACCATTTGAGTCGCAATACCTGCATGGTCAGTTCCGGGCTGCCATAAAGTATTTCTACCCTGCATACGACGATAACGAATCAAGGCATCCATGATGGCGTTATTAAAACCATGCCCCATGTGTAAACTGCCTGTCACGTTAGGCGGTGGAATCATAATCGAATACGGATCACCTTTACCTTGTGGAGCAAAGTAGTTATTAGATTCCCATGTTTGATACCATGAGCGCTCAATACTGTCAGGTTGATATGTCTTGTCCATAGGGATAGCTGTCTATTCTGAATTTATTTAGTAAATAATTGATTATAGCAAAAACTATTCGCTATCACAGAAAATAGTTTTATCTCCTTTCTGCTGTAGCTAATCTATTCTGCTTAGTCAAAAAAATATAAAAAGAAAAAGTTATTATTTTTTATCAAATGTCTTTTTAAAGAAAACTGCACACACCACGATGAAAACCAATAAGCCTAAGCTATTCTTAAGTACAGGTAGTGCACTTCCAAACATGGGCACTAGATAACGATCAAGGGAAAATGGCGTATCACTCAAACCTAACGATAAGCTGATGAGAATAACAATGGCTAATAATACACCCACCAAACTTTCTCCAACGATGAAACCAGACGCTATTAAGACGCCTCGCCGATTAGTATCGGCTAGCATTTTTGTTTCTTCATCTTTAGCTAATTTCTTCGATTTAACACGGCATGAAATTATCCAATTAAGCAGTGAACCAACAACTATCGCCATAGTGATATCAACAGGCAAATAGATACCCAAACCAACAGCTAATGCAGAAATACGCAATGTCTTTGAGCTATAACTCAACACCCCATCAATGACTATAAAAATAGCCCCCACAATAAGGCCAATAACAAACATAGTCCAATCTAACTGATGAGAAAAGATTCCTGTGGCAATCGTCTTCATGAGGGTAGCTTGCGGAGCAGATAACATACTGGTCGTATCCATCCCCTCTCTAGGCAACACAGCACCTGCTAAGCCATAAGCCTGATAAAGCACATCTAAAATAGGAGCTATCACAATGGCCCCCACCACGCAACCAATTAATAATGCAACTTGTTGGCTTCTTGGCGTAGCGCCCACTAAATACCCTGTTTTCAAATCTTGTAAATTATCATTAGCAATGGCGGCTACAGCAACAACACCGCTCGTAATAAAAATAGCCAATGCCATTGCAAATTTCTTTCCCTCATCGGTGCTAATTAATTGCTCTGTTAACAACAACAGCAATACCGATACAACAATAACAGCTACAATACCGATACCAGAAATAGGGCTATTCGAGGAACCGATAAGACCTGCCATGTATCCACAGGCTGCCGCAATAAAAAAACCAATAATAAAAATAGCGACAACCGAAAACAGGACTAACCCCCAAGCATAAAGGTTCGAAACAGGGGCATCATCCACAAACGAATAAAAACTTATCACCAATACGACTAAAGAGGCTAACAATACAGCAATGAGTGCGCCTGCTGATAAATCTCTATCGGTGCGCTCTTGGGTAATTGTTTTATCTCTTAACGCTTGAAAAGATAACTTTACGCCATGGATCATTGGCTTAAAAAGTGTTAATAATGTCCATACAGAAGCAATCGCCAATGTCCCTGCCCCAATAAAGCGTACTTGATCTTTCCATAAGGCATTAGCCATACTAATCAGTTGATCCGTACTCACCGTTTGTTGAATATCCGATGTGAACATGAGATACGGTACAAAACCAAACCATGCCAAAATAGCACCAATTAACATGGCAACTCCCGCCATCAGCCCCATTAAGTAACCAGCACTCATAAGTGCCAGTGAAAAACTCATAGGAAACTGAAAAATCACTTTATCTGACCGGAGCCAATAACTAGCGCCACTGGCTAATAGTTGAAAACCACCTGTTATAAAAGTAAAGGCACTGGCAACAGCTCCGCCCCATAAAATACTCTTGGCCCCTGATTCGTTCTTCTCTTCATTATCATGAGCAACTTTTAAAATTTCAGCAGCGGCTACCCCCTCAGGATAAGGTAAATCGCTGTTTACAATCATCGTACGGCGTAAGGGAATAGAAAAAACGACCCCTAACATCCCACCCGCCCCACAAATCATCATCGTTTGCCAGAACGGAAAACTTTGCCAATACCCAACCATCAAAAGAGCAGGCAATACAAAAATAGTAGCTGAAAGTGTTCCCGCCGCAGATGCTTGAGTTTGCACCATATTATTTTCTAAAATACTGGAGCGGCTAAAAAGACCCAGCACCGCCATAGAAATAACGGCAGCAGGGATAGATGATGAGAAGGTTAATCCCACTTTTAACCCTAAATAAACATTGGAGGCAGTAAAAACAAGAGTTATCAGCGCACCTAAAACAATACCTCTAACTGTAATTTCTTTTAAATCTTTTGTGTTTAAACTCATTAATACTCTCAATTAATAACGGCTGCATTATAGTCAGCGTGTTTTTTTTGGATTATAAATGGCTTTTATGAACCGTTGGAATCTCTTTTTCTGTTAACTCTTGGACAATACCACAATGGTCTATAGAAGAAGGACTTAAGCAGCGCTTTTGTAAATCGAACAATACTTTTTGTAACTCCTGTAACTCTGTTATTCGAGTATTCACATGCTCAAGGTGTTCATCTAACAGGTTGGAGATAACACTACAATCATCCTTAGGGGTATCAATCACCAACTTTAACAACTCGCGAATTTCTTCGTGTGTCATATCTAAACTGCGACAGTTACGAATGAACTTCAAACGCGCTAAATGAATATCACTGTATACCCGATAATTATTATTTGTTCGATATGCTTTGGGAAGCAATCCTTGCTTTTCATAATAGCGTATGGTTTCTACTGTGCAATTAGTTAGTCCTGCCAACTCGCCTATACGCATATGTTTTCTCCACTAAAGAACTTGTTGTAAAAATTCCCTAGCCCTTGGGTCTTTGGGTGCTGAGAAAAACTTTTCAGGTGTTGTATCTTCTAACAATTTACCATGATCAAAAAATAAAATTCGATCAGCGACCTCTTTGGCGAACTTCATTTCATGGGTTACACACACCATGGTCATCCCTTCTTGCGCTAGTTTACGCATCACATCTAACACTTCCCCTACCATCTCAGGGTCTAGTGCTGATGTAGGCTCATCAAACAACATCACTTTAGGATCCATACAAAGTGCTCTGGCGATAGCCACCCGTTGTTGTTGACCACCTGATAAACGTGAGGGATATTCATTAACTTTCTCAGCAATTCCCACTTTTGTTAACAACTCTTTGGCCTTCACAATGGCATCGTTGCTTGAACGTTTACGAACAACTCGCTGAGCCACACACAAATTTTCTAGAACCGTCATGTGTGGAAATAAATTGAAATGTTGAAAAACCATGCCCACTTCACGACGTAGCGCATTGATATTGGTTTTAGAATGCCCTATTTTAACGCCATCAATCGCAATTGCACCGCTGTCCATTTCTTCCAGTGCATTTAAACAACGTAAGAAAGTTGATTTACCTGAGCCTGATGGCCCGACAATAACAACCACCTCGCCCTTAGCAATATCAATACTCACATTATCAACGGCACGAACAATACTGCCTTTGCTGTCAAATACCTTATTAAGCTCTTTTACATTAATCACTTTTTGCCAGCCTTTTTTCTAGATAACGTGCCAAAATAGAAAGCGGAATATTAATTAACAAATAAAGTGCTGCAGCACAGAACCACATTTCAAATGGTTTTAATGACGTTGTAATTGATAATTGAGCTGCTCTGGTTATTTCAACAATAGAAATAACTGATAGTAATGAAGTATCTTTTACTAGGCTAATAAACTGTCCTGTCAATGCGGGAAGCATTCTTCTCAATGCCTGAGGAAAAATAATCAACCACATGGTAGTAAAAGCTCCCATCCCTAAAGATCTAGCGGCTTCGGTTTGACCTTTTGAAATAGACTGAATACCACCCCTTACAATTTCGGC
Coding sequences within it:
- a CDS encoding amino acid ABC transporter ATP-binding protein yields the protein MINVKELNKVFDSKGSIVRAVDNVSIDIAKGEVVVIVGPSGSGKSTFLRCLNALEEMDSGAIAIDGVKIGHSKTNINALRREVGMVFQHFNLFPHMTVLENLCVAQRVVRKRSSNDAIVKAKELLTKVGIAEKVNEYPSRLSGGQQQRVAIARALCMDPKVMLFDEPTSALDPEMVGEVLDVMRKLAQEGMTMVCVTHEMKFAKEVADRILFFDHGKLLEDTTPEKFFSAPKDPRAREFLQQVL